The proteins below are encoded in one region of Triticum aestivum cultivar Chinese Spring chromosome 1B, IWGSC CS RefSeq v2.1, whole genome shotgun sequence:
- the LOC123141492 gene encoding protein ROS1C — protein sequence MNQENVPGNTWQNLAATAVAMSGAAEQDSGSSVWPPHNLPAPMLTGRPLPHTSTLVPALPGIAGDSEDDASIQFAPRDFLSLGRDSDVAANDMAIDPSTFLAVPVDCSSEHTPIHLQANGSEAEAPRIGFQVDDSQQSPSSAATDLSDRHCKLQSTIPANTNNELASLLAEGVTDQNLQTYQQTREKLKTQSQLNDHTPLSAAAAAAFKENEEAPAGKVKPRRKKHRAKVIREDKQIKKQKPAVTTPEGKPPNAKAKRSYVRKKRNLSSLENCSGPVSDQSVSMGAEDAARSRAASVRRRLQSEFCEQGVLRGKSSAGNSGHHVEEILIHAKSSFCSTATLSTAQGAHGLHVDMENSPGGLAFGMICEMNKLLDEYIHLPEMAINCTQEVSPATSGCFSREPTSKQDSVGSTHGLDATRIGVTILEGSNKGLEVNDSNEAGFAMHHSATSVPATRSTESQMTKVSRVEKKKHEQRRESKSSLAGSRDSIILRTAAQMLGFCQAGGIKKKRTVRVRRISYVPIMNVEMNRANVLPRLSQSCLEALYGRPSFKLFTKKRSRRVRRHYRRSEGIFQPPNNRKFYHDIYYEGTGKRSQNSRYMSTPYMDFHHRVASGLKYLDLNTEPVHTNEMYPSVTTSAVVPFGATGSLSKSLVPFGSQMIFPYEWPLDLVKKQRPRAKVDLDFETTRVWNLLMGKATDEPVDGNDVEKERWWQQEREVFQGRANSFVQRMRLVQGDRHFSPWKGSVVDSVVGVFLTQNVSDHLSSSAYMSLAASFPPRTVNSNCKDNIISQDDEEIISTVAVGGVRIFDFFDNGARPDLRENFEELSITNEKIHVETKNNASAYELTKGENYSFYSKEANADLCDHQEAEVDPKAQQFPDFSIELITSERSSRAIQFQKDMSSSQSVIISETIFQSELSSSGDNPSPNSSVGSVGGAASQQLGSNFDSLAGNDASTKELECQRIKTTTVNDDGASQHGIPSTFEASDFQEHESLSITGGTIAETANTVDESTVKSSFPSYNGGPDKEARPKKTRTTRKEKTENFDWDKLRRQACADGHMKERKSERRDSVDWEAVRCADVRAISSAIRGRGINNVLAERIQEFLNRLVRDHGTIDLEWLRDIPPDSAKDYLLSIRGLGLKSVECVRLLTLHQLAFPVDTNVGRICVRLGWVPIQPLPESLQLHLLELYPVLETVQKYLWPRLCKLDQKTLYELHYHMITFGKVFCTKTKPNCNACPMRGECRHFASAFASARLALPAPQEKSLVKPRNQFSFQSGSMPSPNSTVLPQLEESTQGKFFHTNNSEPIIEEPASPSREELPETLETDIEDYDPDEIPLIKLNMEAFAHNLENCIKESNMDLQSDDIEKALVAISTEAASIPVPKLKNVSRLRTEHYVYEIPDSHSLVQQFGLHQREDGDPSPYLLTIWMQDDINAMIKAPKPCSDFQREDGFCNNEKCQHCVLERENQSRYVRATILVPCRTGMKGTFPLNGTYFQVNEVFADHKSSYDPIYVVRKDLWPLERRMVYFGTSVPSIFKGLTTEEIQQCFWKGFVCVRGFERETGAPRPLCQHLHVVASKVPRRRNTAAAAAAAEQNLDSAQASAS from the exons ATGAACCAAGAGAACGTTCCTGGTAACACGTGGCAAAATCTTGCTGCCACAGCCGTAGCGATGAGCGGCGCCGCCGAGCAGGATAGTGGCTCCTCCGTCTGGCCGCCCCATAACCTGCCTGCACCAATGCTGACCGGAAGGCCACTACCTCATACGTCCACTCTAGTTCCTGCCCTGCCCGGCATCGCAGGAG ATTCTGAAGATGATGCTTCTATTCAGTTTGCTCCAAGGGATTTCTTGTCACTTGGAAGGGACTCGGATGTTGCTGCCAACGACATggccatagatccttcaacatttCTAGCAGTTCCAGTTGATTGCAGTTCTGAACATACACCAATACATCTTCAGGCAAATGGTTCAGAGGCAGAAGCACCCAGAATTGGATTCCAAGTAGATGATAGCCAACAATCACCATCATCAGCAGCAACAGATCTCTCGGATAGGCACTGTAAATTACAATCAACTATTCCTGCAAATACTAATAATGAATTGGCTTCACTGCTTGCTGAAGGCGTAACTGATCAGAACTTGCAAACTTATCAGCAGACACGAGAAAAGCTCAAGACACAGAGCCAACTGAATGATCACACACCTCTgtcagcagcagcagctgctgcattCAAAGAAAATGAGGAGGCCCCTGCAGGAAAAGTGAAGCCCCGGAGGAAGAAACATAGAGCCAAGGTAATACGTGAAGACAAGCAAATCAAGAAGCAAAAGCCTGCTGTTACAACACCAGAAGGAAAACCACCAAATGCGAAAGCGAAGAGAAGTTATGTCCGGAAGAAAAGAAATCTCAGCTCTCTGGAGAATTGCTCAGGACCTGTTAGCGACCAATCAGTCTCTATGGGAGCAGAAGATGCTGCTAGAAGCAGAGCTGCATCAGTCCGAAGAAGGTTGCAGTCCGAATTTTGTGAACAGGGAGTGCTGAGAGGCAAATCATCAGCTGGCAACTCAGGCCACCACGTTGAGGAAATACTCATTCATGCTAAAAGCTCTTTCTGTTCAACCGCCACTTTATCAACTGCGCAGGGTGCACATGGACTGCATGTGGACATGGAAAATTCACCAGGAGGATTAGCTTTTGGCATGATTTGCGAGATGAACAAACTGTTAGATGAGTACATACATTTGCCAGAGATGGCAATAAACTGTACACAAGAAGTTTCACCTGCAACTTCTGGATGTTTTAGCAGAGAGCCAACAAGTAAACAAGACAGTGTAGGAAGCACTCATGGTCTTGATGCCACAAGGATTGGGGTTACCATACTGGAAGGGAGCAACAAGGGCTTGGAGGTGAACGACTCTAACGAAGCTGGTTTTGCTATGCATCACTCAGCTACGTCTGTACCTGCAACAAGATCCACAGAAAGTCAGATGACCAAGGTGTCGAGAGTGGAGAAAAAGAAGCATGAACAACGTAGAGAGAGCAAGTCCTCTCTAGCCGGCTCACGGGACTCGATCATCTTAAGGACTGCCGCTCAGATGCTAGGATTTTGTCAAGCTGGTGGTATAAAAAAGAAGCGAACGGTCCGAGTCCGCAGGATTTCGTATGTTCCTATAATGAATGTTGAGATGAATAGGGCAAACGTATTGCCACGGTTATCTCAGTCATGCCTGGAGGCCCTGTATGGAAGACCCAGTTTTAAACTTTTTACCAAGAAACGTTCACGAAGGGTACGACGTCATTACCGTAGATCAGAGGGAATTTTTCAGCCTCCGAATAATAGAAAATTCTACCATGATATTTATTATGAAGGAACAGGAAAAAGGTCACAAAACTCACGATATATGTCAACTCCATATATGGATTTCCATCACAGAGTTGCATCAGGGCTGAAATATCTTGATTTGAACACCGAACCTGTACATACAAATGAGATGTATCCATCTGTGACCACATCCGCTGTTGTCCCTTTTGGAGCAACAGGTAGTCTATCAAAATCTCTTGTACCATTTGGTAGTCAGATGATCTTCCCATATGAGTGGCCGTTAGATTTAGTCAAGAAGCAGCGCCCTCGAGCTAAAGTTGACTTGGATTTTGAGACAACAAGAGTTTGGAACCTCTTGATGGGGAAAGCAACTGATGAGCCTGTAGATGGGAATGATGTTGAGAAAGagagatggtggcaacaagaaagaGAAGTTTTTCAAGGCCGTGCTAATTCATTTGTACAACGCATGCGACTAGTTCAAG GCGACAGGCACTTTTCTCCATGGAAAGGATCAGTAGTTGATTCCGTAGTAGGGGTTTTCCTCACCCAGAATGTGTCTGACCATCTTTCCAG CTCTGCATATATGTCACTTGCTGCAAGTTTTCCTCCAAGGACAGTTAATAGCAATTGTAAGGATAATATTATCAGTCAAGACGATGAGGAAATAATAAGCACGGTTGCAGTAGGAGGGGTAAGAATCTTTGACTTTTTTGACAACGGTGCAAGACCAGATCTACGAGAGAACTTTGAGGAGCTGTCAATAACCAATGAGAAGATACATGTAGAAACAAAGAACAATGCTAGTGCTTATGAGTTGACGAAAGGTGAAAATTATTCCTTCTACTCCAAAGAAGCAAATGCAGATTTATGCGACCACCAAGAGGCAGAAGTTGACCCCAAAGCACAACAATTTCCAGATTTCTCCATCGAATTAATAACATCAGAAAGAAGCTCACGAGCGATACAGTTCCAGAAGGATATGTCATCTTCTCAAAGTGTTATAATTTCGGAAACTATTTTTCAGTCAGAATTATCGAGTTCTGGGGATAATCCTTCACCTAACAGTTCTGTTGGTAGCGTCGGTGGTGCAGCTTCTCAGCAGCTGGGAAGCAATTTCGATTCATTAGCAGGAAATGATGCCTCAACCAAGGAACTTGAATGCCAAAGAATCAAAACAACAACAGTAAATGATGATGGTGCAAGTCAGCATGGAATTCCCTCTACTTTTGAAGCATCAGATTTCCAGGAGCATGAATCACTCTCTATCACTGGTGGAACGATAGCAGAAACAGCAAACACGGTGGATGAATCTACTGTCAAATCTAGTTTTCCTTCCTATAATGGAGGACCAGATAAagaagcaagaccaaagaaaacaagaaccacaaggaAAGAAAAAACTGAAAACTTCGATTGGGATAAACTTCGAAGACAGGCTTGTGCTGATGGCCACATGAAAGAAAGAAAGTCTGAAAGAAGAGACTCTGTTGATTGGGAAGCAGTACGGTGTGCAGATGTACGAGCAATTTCTAGCGCCATCCGGGGACGTGGAATAAACAATGTTTTGGCAGAGCGAATCCAG GAGTTCCTGAATCGATTGGTCAGAGATCACGGAACCATTGATCTGGAGTGGTTAAGAGATATCCCCCCTGACTCAGCAAA GGATTATTTGCTTAGCATACGTGGACTGGGGCTCAAAAGTGTTGAATGTGTTCGTCTACTGACATTACATCAACTCGCATTCCCT GTTGACACCAATGTTGGCCGCATATGTGTAAGACTGGGATGGGTTCCTATTCAACCCCTTCCTGAATCTCTACAACTACATCTCCTCGAGTT ATATCCTGTGTTGGAGACTGTACAAAAGTACCTTTGGCCTCGTCTATGTAAACTTGATCAGAAAACACT GTACGAGCTACATTATCATATGATCACTTTTGGGAAG GTGTTCTGTACCAAAACAAAGCCAAATTGCAATGCTTGTCCAATGCGAGGTGAATGTAGGCATTTCGCAAGTGCCTTCGCGAG TGCACGGCTTGCACTTCCTGCACCTCAGGAGAAAAGCTTGGTGAAGCCGAGAAATCAATTCAGTTTCCAGAGTGGTAGCATGCCCTCTCCGAACTCAACTGTGCTTCCTCAGCTTGAGGAAAGTACCCAGGGAAAGTTTTTTCACACTAACAATTCAGAGCCGATTATTGAGGAGCCAGCAAGTCCTTCACGGGAAGAACTTCCAGAAACTTTGGAAACTGATATTGAAGATTACGATCCAGATGAAATCCCACTAATTAAGCTTAACATGGAAGCTTTTGCTCACAACTTGGAAAACTGTATTAAAGAAAGCAATATGGATCTCCAGTCTGATGATATCGAGAAAGCACTTGTTGCTATTAGCACTGAAGCAGCTTCAATTCCTGTCCCTAAACTAAAGAACGTGAGCAGGCTTCGGACAGAACACTATGT TTACGAAATTCCAGATTCGCACTCCCTTGTGCAACAG TTTGGACTTCATCAACGGGAAGATGGCGATCCAAGCCCTTACCTATTGACCATATGGATGCAAG ATGACATAAATGCAATGATCAAGGCCCCCAAACCATGTTCTGACTTTCAAAGGGAAGATGGATTTTGTAATAATGAGAAGTGTCAGCATTGTGTGCTTGAGCGGGAAAACCAATCTAGATATGTCAGAGCCACGATTCTG GTTCCATGTCGAACAGGTATGAAGGGTACTTTCCCACTGAATGGCACTTATTTTCAAGTTAATGAG GTATTTGCTGACCATAAATCTAGCTATGATCCCATATACGTTGTAAGGAAGGACTTATGGCCCTTGGAAAGACGTATGGTCTACTTTGGAACTTCGGTGCCTTCTATATTCAAAG GTCTAACAACTGAAGAAATACAGCAGTGCTTCTGGAAAG GATTTGTCTGCGTGCGGGGATTCGAGAGGGAAACCGGGGCACCAAGGCCCCTATGCCAACATCTGCACGTCGTAGCAAGCAAAGTGCCCAGACGACGcaacacagcagcagcagcagcagcagcagagcagaACTTGGATTCAGCACAGGCGTCAGCTTCATAA